The Triticum aestivum cultivar Chinese Spring chromosome 3A, IWGSC CS RefSeq v2.1, whole genome shotgun sequence genome includes a region encoding these proteins:
- the LOC123063388 gene encoding translation initiation factor IF-2, giving the protein MSLVAYDASSDEDEAGDPPAAAAAPAPAPAPPPRPAPTVGPQPRPPSPSPPARAAPRPAAPPPAPSQNVSLPAPSFDLPDIADLFESPSLPNRGSAGMVGSSSRKRESNGSAIQDPRSKFPRAQSAQSRGTRNAAASTLVPPQLSGRSNVVTEDMGKLFVARRKD; this is encoded by the exons ATGTCGCTGGTCGCCTACGACGCCTCCTCCGACGAGGACGAAGCCGGCGACCctcccgccgcagccgccgcccccgcccccgccccggcCCCTCCTCCCCGCCCCGCCCCCACCGTCGGGCCGCAGCCGAGGcctccgtcgccctcgccgcccgcgcgcgccgcgccccggcctgccgcgccgccgcccgcccccaGCCA GAATGTCTCCCTGCCCGCACCATCATTTGACCTACCAGACATTGCAGATCTTTTTGAATCCCCCTCTCTTCCCAACAGAGGTTCTGCTGGTATGGTGGGAAGTTCATCAAGGAAAAGAGAATCAAATGGATCAGCTATTCAAGATCCACGTAGTAAATTTCCGAGGGCCCAGTCAGCACAATCTCGTGGTACCAGGAATGCTGCTGCGAGCACATTAGTTCCACCACAGCTTAGTGGAAG GAGTAACGTTGTTACTGAAGATATGGGCAAACTATTTGTGGCAAGACGCAAAGATTAG
- the LOC123063387 gene encoding uncharacterized protein, whose translation MGSIMKLYYEWEIQVLVLLSFMLQMFLFFAGSLRRRGINSFLRFFTWIAYLGADLVAVYTLGYLSRHEDATTGLSFFWAPFLLIHLGGQDTITALAMEDNKLWLRHLLTLFMQVVLALYVFWKSIDKHGVELLVSDVFVFAAGIIKYGERVWSLKCGSFETLQGSTGQQYKQQVPGEVAEDPYSHIVCAVLHRMPRVFRIFTARSGDSGNVIQQTPSNWVKRMRLELGMMYDDLYTKSCVLRTRSGIILRCISQVSVLVALVLFLTSDKRRYNRADIAITWSLFVGCFLLEVCATFILIMSPWSWAWLKMRRCGMLAKLSWFLLCSGIGWPERKPYLNSIGQYNFHRWLDSGSDQPRSYSRRAMTTVIKSLVNLVGVKEDKMLFWMSRLLDTEHVEADKETMECVVKGITDFHAEINRDPRQWPKLGGIVQELQDIREDFGGKVALVHFITEAHLRKYPLHPPSDMETDTGTSCSVLVEVCRKLSNYMAYLLVTHPSLLPLNDSALYTLEKMAHLFPHLIDEQQDSEGFFSIEPSMETLQELVDIWTKLLIYAATKSRPELHAAHLARGGELITFAWLFLSHNFLGDSEVIKVQLTNANQRGTIAYVFGNPAPR comes from the coding sequence ATGGGGAGTATCATGAAACTATATTACGAGTGGGAAATCCAGGTGCTTGTGCTCCTTAGCTTCATGCTACAAATGTTCCTCTTCTTCGCCGGCAGCCTTCGGCGGCGTGGCATCAACTCGTTTCTCAGGTTCTTCACTTGGATAGCTTATCTGGGCGCGGACTTAGTGGCAGTTTACACCCTGGGCTACCTCTCGCGCCATGAGGATGCCACCACCGGACTATCTTTCTTCTGGGCACCATTTCTTCTCATCCATCTTGGTGGGCAGGACACCATTACTGCTCTCGCCATGGAGGACAACAAGTTGTGGTTGAGACATTTACTGACTCTGTTTATGCAAGTTGTCCTAGCTTTATATGTTTTCTGGAAGTCCATTGACAAACACGGCGTGGAGCTTCTAGTTTCGGATGTCTTTGTGTTTGCTGCTGGAATTATCAAGTATGGAGAAAGGGTATGGTCTCTCAAGTGTGGGAGCTTTGAAACCCTCCAGGGTTCCACTGGACAACAGTACAAGCAACAGGTGCCGGGAGAGGTTGCCGAGGATCCCTATTCTCACATTGTTTGCGCTGTCCTGCATCGTATGCCACGTGTCTTTCGAATCTTTACAGCACGATCAGGTGATAGCGGTAACGTTATCCAACAAACCCCAAGCAATTGGGTGAAGCGGATGAGGCTCGAGCTTGGCATGATGTACGATGATCTGTATACTAAGTCCTGTGTGCTCAGGACAAGGAGTGGCATCATATTGCGATGCATCTCTCAGGTGTCTGTTCTGGTTGCCTTGGTGCTCTTCCTCACGAGCGACAAACGGAGGTACAATAGAGCCGACATTGCAATCACCTGGTCGCTCTTCGTAGGATGCTTTTTGTTGGAAGTATGTGCCACGTTTATTTTGATAATGTCACCATGGTCCTGGGCGTGGTTGAAGATGCGAAGGTGCGGCATGCTTGCAAAGTTGTCCTGGTTTCTCCTGTGCAGTGGCATTGGATGGCCAGAGAGGAAGCCATATCTAAATTCAATTGGGCAATACAACTTCCACAGGTGGTTGGATTCAGGCAGCGACCAGCCAAGGTCATATAGTCGACGAGCAATGACCACGGTGATCAAAAGCTTGGTGAATTTGGTTGGTGTCAAAGAGGATAAAATGTTGTTCTGGATGAGCAGGTTGTTAGACACCGAGCACGTGGAGGCAGATAAGGAGACGATGGAGTGTGTTGTCAAGGGAATTACTGACTTCCATGCTGAAATCAACAGAGATCCCCGGCAGTGGCCAAAACTTGGCGGCATAGTGCAAGAGCTACAAGACATTCGTGAAGATTTTGGTGGAAAGGTTGCTTTAGTGCATTTTATCACAGAGGCACACTTGAGGAAATATCCTCTTCATCCTCCTTCGGACATGGAGACAGACACAGGTACCAGCTGCAGTGTCTTGGTGGAAGTATGCCGGAAACTATCCAACTACATGGCATACCTTTTGGTTACCCACCCTTCGCTGTTGCCGCTCAATGACAGCGCCTTATATACGCTGGAGAAAATGGCACACTTGTTTCCACATCTTATAGATGAGCAGCAGGATTCTGAAGGTTTCTTCAGCATCGAGCCAAGCATGGAAACACTGCAGGAGTTGGTAGACATATGGACCAAGCTGCTCATCTATGCGGCCACCAAGTCCCGGCCGGAGCTGCACGCGGCGCACTTGGCCAGAGGAGGGGAGCTTATCACCTTCGCCTGGCTGTTCTTGAGCCACAACTTTTTGGGAGATTCCGAGGTGATCAAGGTGCAGCTTACCAATGCCAATCAAAGAGGGACGATAGCATACGTCTTCGGAAATCCTGCACCAAGATAA